Proteins found in one Amphiprion ocellaris isolate individual 3 ecotype Okinawa chromosome 22, ASM2253959v1, whole genome shotgun sequence genomic segment:
- the pabpn1 gene encoding polyadenylate-binding protein 2 isoform X1 — protein sequence MAEFGNGLAEESLLDSDPGHPELEDPGVGDEEPGLEEGEAAIEDPELEAIKARVREMEEEAEKLKELQNEVEKQMNLSPPPVGPVIMSIEEKMEADGRSIYVGNVDYGATAEELEAHFHGCGSVNRVTILCDKYTGHPKGFAYIEFADKESVRTAMALDESLFRGRQIKVGAKRTNRPGISTTDRGFPRARFRSRGGSFTSRARYYSGYTPPRGRGRAFRFQDQWRLTTPPQVAPAPPTVSAASLSLSAPAMHTHPILSVWGGGGGGQGDHRPTAGGIYYNSKR from the exons ATGGCGGAGTTCGGTAACGGACTGGCGGAGGAATCCCTACTAGATTCAGACCCCGGACATCCCGAGCTGGAAGACCCGGGTGTCGGTGACGAAGAACCGGGCTTAGAAGAGGGAGAGGCCGCAATTGAAGACCCG gagCTGGAGGCAATCAAAGCGCGggtgagagagatggaggaagaggcAGAGAAGCTGAAGGAGCTACAGAACGAGGTGGAAAAACAGATGAATCTCAGCCCCCCACcag TTGGCCCCGTCATCATGTCCATCGAGGAAAAGATGGAAGCAGATGGCAGGTCTATTTATGTCGGAAAT GTGGACTACGGTGCCACGGCAGAAGAGCTTGAGGCTCACTTTCATGGCTGCGGTTCAGTAAACAGAGTCACCATCCTCTGTGACAAATACACAGGGCATCCAAAGGG GTTTGCCTATATTGAGTTTGCAGACAAGGAGTCTGTCAGGACAGCCATGGCTTTGGATGAGTCTCTTTTCAGAGGAAGGCAGATAAAG GTGGGCGCCAAGAGAACAAACAGACCAGGCATCAGCACCACAGACCGCGGCTTTCCACGAGCTCGGTTCCGATCACGGGGAGGAAGCTTCACATCACGTGCACGCTACTACAGTGGCTACACACCACCCAGAGGCAGAGGACGGGCCTTCAG GTTTCAGGACCAGTGGAGGCTGACAACCCCTCCCCAGGTGGCGCCGGCCCCCCCCACTGTCTCCgcagcatctctctctctctctgctcccgCTATGCACACTCACCCCATCCTGTCGGTGTGGGGGGGCGGGGGAGGGGGGCAGGGCGACCACAGGCCCACCGCTGGGGGCATTTACTACAACAGCAAACGCTGA
- the pabpn1 gene encoding polyadenylate-binding protein 2 isoform X2 gives MAEFGNGLAEESLLDSDPGHPELEDPGVGDEEPGLEEGEAAIEDPELEAIKARVREMEEEAEKLKELQNEVEKQMNLSPPPVGPVIMSIEEKMEADGRSIYVGNVDYGATAEELEAHFHGCGSVNRVTILCDKYTGHPKGFAYIEFADKESVRTAMALDESLFRGRQIKVGAKRTNRPGISTTDRGFPRARFRSRGGSFTSRARYYSGYTPPRGRGRAFRGRGRTTSWYSPY, from the exons ATGGCGGAGTTCGGTAACGGACTGGCGGAGGAATCCCTACTAGATTCAGACCCCGGACATCCCGAGCTGGAAGACCCGGGTGTCGGTGACGAAGAACCGGGCTTAGAAGAGGGAGAGGCCGCAATTGAAGACCCG gagCTGGAGGCAATCAAAGCGCGggtgagagagatggaggaagaggcAGAGAAGCTGAAGGAGCTACAGAACGAGGTGGAAAAACAGATGAATCTCAGCCCCCCACcag TTGGCCCCGTCATCATGTCCATCGAGGAAAAGATGGAAGCAGATGGCAGGTCTATTTATGTCGGAAAT GTGGACTACGGTGCCACGGCAGAAGAGCTTGAGGCTCACTTTCATGGCTGCGGTTCAGTAAACAGAGTCACCATCCTCTGTGACAAATACACAGGGCATCCAAAGGG GTTTGCCTATATTGAGTTTGCAGACAAGGAGTCTGTCAGGACAGCCATGGCTTTGGATGAGTCTCTTTTCAGAGGAAGGCAGATAAAG GTGGGCGCCAAGAGAACAAACAGACCAGGCATCAGCACCACAGACCGCGGCTTTCCACGAGCTCGGTTCCGATCACGGGGAGGAAGCTTCACATCACGTGCACGCTACTACAGTGGCTACACACCACCCAGAGGCAGAGGACGGGCCTTCAG GGGCCGAGGGCGAACAACATCGTGGTATTCCCCTTACTAA
- the pabpn1 gene encoding polyadenylate-binding protein 2 isoform X3, which translates to MEEEAEKLKELQNEVEKQMNLSPPPVGPVIMSIEEKMEADGRSIYVGNVDYGATAEELEAHFHGCGSVNRVTILCDKYTGHPKGFAYIEFADKESVRTAMALDESLFRGRQIKVGAKRTNRPGISTTDRGFPRARFRSRGGSFTSRARYYSGYTPPRGRGRAFRFQDQWRLTTPPQVAPAPPTVSAASLSLSAPAMHTHPILSVWGGGGGGQGDHRPTAGGIYYNSKR; encoded by the exons atggaggaagaggcAGAGAAGCTGAAGGAGCTACAGAACGAGGTGGAAAAACAGATGAATCTCAGCCCCCCACcag TTGGCCCCGTCATCATGTCCATCGAGGAAAAGATGGAAGCAGATGGCAGGTCTATTTATGTCGGAAAT GTGGACTACGGTGCCACGGCAGAAGAGCTTGAGGCTCACTTTCATGGCTGCGGTTCAGTAAACAGAGTCACCATCCTCTGTGACAAATACACAGGGCATCCAAAGGG GTTTGCCTATATTGAGTTTGCAGACAAGGAGTCTGTCAGGACAGCCATGGCTTTGGATGAGTCTCTTTTCAGAGGAAGGCAGATAAAG GTGGGCGCCAAGAGAACAAACAGACCAGGCATCAGCACCACAGACCGCGGCTTTCCACGAGCTCGGTTCCGATCACGGGGAGGAAGCTTCACATCACGTGCACGCTACTACAGTGGCTACACACCACCCAGAGGCAGAGGACGGGCCTTCAG GTTTCAGGACCAGTGGAGGCTGACAACCCCTCCCCAGGTGGCGCCGGCCCCCCCCACTGTCTCCgcagcatctctctctctctctgctcccgCTATGCACACTCACCCCATCCTGTCGGTGTGGGGGGGCGGGGGAGGGGGGCAGGGCGACCACAGGCCCACCGCTGGGGGCATTTACTACAACAGCAAACGCTGA
- the ngdn gene encoding neuroguidin: MAAPVDNDLIESDLPKAVELLNNLTEQVASVTNHVRELLTKVKDGAFKTSKGLSFLDLRYHLLLFYLQDLTHLISIKTEGGKIKESDALNRVVTIRTVLEKMRPLDHKLKYQIDKLVRTAVTGSLAENDPLQLRPNPENLISKLGDSGESEDEAETKAASEKKAAHSSGRKYVPPKIAPMHYEGDMTEADRKKALVERQRRAALRSSVIQELRQQYSDAPEEIRDRRDFQSEREGREELHRKHYEESMMVRLNMPKHQKNAKKRGMMGMSGQLSGITHFSDISALTGGEGGQDGDGGRPKKKKKLMKKKTKRKAFKKHR, from the exons atggCTGCTCCTGTTGACAAC GATTTAATTGAAAGTGATTTACCCAAAGCTGTTGAGCTGCTGAATAATCTCACAGAACAG GTGGCCTCAGTCACAAATCATGTTCGTGAGCTGCTAACTAAAGTCAAGGATGGGGCGTTTAAGACGTCAAAG ggTTTATCGTTCTTGGACCTTCGATACCATCTGCTGCTCTTCTACCTTCAGGACCTCACTCACCTGATTAGCATCAAAACAGAAGGAGGCAAAATAAAAGAGAGCGATGCCTTGAATAGAGTGGTCACAATCAGAACA gtctTGGAGAAAATGCGGCCGCTGGACCACAAACTGAAATACCAGATTGATAAACTGGTGCGCACAGCTGTGACTGGAAGTTTAG CTGAAAACGACCCACTGCAGCTGCGTCCTAACCCTGAGAATCTCATCAGCAAA CTGGGTGACTCTGGGGAGTCTGAAGATGAAGCTGAGACCAAAGCAGCCTCAGAGAAGAAAGCAGCTCACTCTAGTGGCAGGAAATATGTACCACCAAAGATCGCTCCAATGCATTACG AGGGTGACATgacagaggcagacaggaagaaGGCCCTTGTGGAGCGTCAGCGACGAGCAGCTCTGAGAAGCTCTGTGATCCAGGAGCTGAGGCAGCAGTACAGCGACGCTCCCGAGGAGATCAGGGACAGACGGGACTTCCAGAGCGAGAGGGAGGGCCGCGAGGAGCTGCACAG GAAACATTATGAGGAGTCGATGATGGTGCGTCTAAACATGCCAAAGCATCAGAAGAACGCCAAGAAGAGAGGCATGATGGGTATGTCCGGCCAGCTCAGCGGCATCACACACTTCAGTGACATCTCAGCTCTGACGGGCGGCGAAGGCGGACAG GATGGGGATGGCGGTCGAcccaagaaaaagaagaaactcatgaagaagaaaacaaaaagaaaag CTTTCAAGAAGCACAGATAG
- the cebp1 gene encoding CCAAT/enhancer binding protein (C/EBP) 1, protein MMSDSRVSSVIQEWVSSYPGQGHGQTLNPVSSNQAASTNQMNQMDMISYSHSQGLMRGGDDRVAEQMMGLSYLPYTTSCLTNTSSPSSTNHHQSSTQQDFSPFLLPTLRAPVTKRSISKDSAEYRLRRERNNIAVRKSRDKARRRILLTQQRALQLQEENQKLQMRIGQLTQELDTLKHILSQRHMQGAEEGAAGESSI, encoded by the exons ATG ATGTCTGattccagggtgtcctctgtcATCCAGGAGTGGGTGAGCTCATACCCGGGTCAGGGCCACGGCCAGACCCTGAACCCCGTCTCCTCCAACCAGGCTGCATCGACCAACCAGATGAATCAGATGGACATGATCTCGTACAGCCACTCTCAGGGGCTGATGAGGGGCGGTGATGACAGAGTGGCAGAGCAGATGATGGGACTGTCGTACCTGCCGTACACGACGTCCTGCCTCACCAACACCTCCAGCCCGTCCAGCACCAACCACCACCAGAGCAGCACTCAGCAG GACTTCTCTCCCTTCCTGCTGCCCACTCTGAGAGCCCCGGTGACCAAGAGGAGCATCAGCAAGGACAGTGCCGAGTACCGGCTGAGGCGGGAGAGGAACAACATCGCGGTGAGGAAGAGCCGGGACAAGGCCCGGCGGAGGATCCTGCTGACCCAGCAGAGGGCCctgcagctgcaggaggagaaccAGAAGCTGCAGATGAGGATAGGACAGCTGACACAGGAGCTGGACACTCTGAAACACATCCTGTCACAGCGACACATGCAGGGAGCTGAGGAGGGAGCAGCAGGGGAGTCCAGCATCTGA